AAGAGAACTGCTAATTTGTTTTAATTATCAATTCGGGATCAATATATTTTATCAGATCGTTCTCCCGGTAATATATCAGAGCACCGGGATGAATTGGTGCGGAAAGCCCCTTCAACATTCTTTCTTTTGTTAGCGTTTCATAAGCAGGATGGAGAGATTTGAAATCATTAAAATTGTCAAAAACTTCTTTTGTGATTGCATAAACTATGTCATTCGGAGTGGATTTGGAAGTAATCAGAGTTGCTTTTACTCCGATGGTGGAAATATCATTTTCATTTGTGGCATAAGGATAATGCTTTTTTTGGATCAAGGAATAATCGTAATAACTTTTTTCTTGTAAAAGAGAATCAATATTTTTACCTTGAATAGGTATTAATTTTACTTTTATTCTGCCGGAAGTCGCTTCCTTTATGTTTCCGCTGGGATGACCCACCGTATAGAAAAACGCATCTATTCGTTCGTCTTGCATCAGTCCGGGTGCTTCCACTGCTTTCACATGTTCAGCGTAAATGTCATCATTCTCGTCAATAACAAATGATGATAAAATGTCACGTGAATTTTGTAGCTGACCAGAACCGGGATTGCCGATATTTACGGTTTTACCCTTCAAATCGGATACAGTGTTGATATTGCTTTTTTGGGTGGCAACAAGGGTGATGGATTCGGGATGAATAGAAAACACAGACCGCAATTCCGTTTGAGGTCCCATTTTTTTCCATTCTGCAAGTCCTTCATACGCCTGATATTGCCGGTCTGACTGGGCAATGCCGAAATCCAGGTCTCCATCCAAAACCGCATTGATATTATAAACAGAACCGCCGGTGGATTCCACCGTTGCCTTGATTCCGTATTCAGCTCGTTTTTTATTTACCATCCTGCTGATTGCTCCTCCCGTGGGATAGTAAACGCCTGTAACACCACCTGTGCCGATAGTAACGAATTTGGTATTCTGTTTTCCGCAACCGCTCAATATCTGAAAAAAGATTAGGAGAACGATAAAATATACTATTTTTTTCATCTGATTTGCTCCTTAACATTATATTTTTGTAAACGCATGGAGTGAAATTTTCCTATAGAAAATATTGTCAAGCTTCTTTGTAAAATTCCAGAGAAAGTAGAGTGAATAACTTTGCGAAAGTTACAACAAGTCATAACGATAAAAGGGATAATCCAAATTGAAAATTATCAAAGTATGATTTAGCTGTCAGCAAAACTTTCGCAAAGATAATCAAATAAAATAAAAACTAATTCTTGACATGATTATCAGTGCCAAAAAATTCGCACATCTTATGAAAAAGCATAAATATTTATTTGAAATCGGTACAGAAGAAATTCCTGCAAGTTATATAAATCCCGCTGTTAAGATGTTTGCGGATTTTTTCAAAAAACAGCTTGATGAAAGTTTTTTGACCTTTGAATCGATTAAAACATATTCTACTCCCCGCCGTATGGCACTGGAAATTAGTGGATTACCATCACGACAAATGGACAGAATCGAAGAAATAAAAGGTCCACCCAAAAAGGTCGCTTATGATGACGGGGGCAATTTGACCCGAGCCGGTGCCGGATTTTTGAAAAGTAAAAATCTGTCTGAAAAAGATATTGAGTTCACTAATATGGGAAAAGGGGTTTATCTTACTGCCACAAAAAAGATTCACGGAAAAGCAACACCGCAAATTCTTGCGGAAATATCCAAAGATGTTTTCAGCAAAATAAATTTTCCCAAATCAATGCACTGGGGAAAAAAATCCATTGGTTTTGCCAGACCGGTTCGCTGGTTACTTGCCATTTTTGATGAGGATGTCGTCCATTTCAAAATTGATAATCTCCATTCAGATCGGTTTTCTTTTGGGAATAGATTTGAAAAAGTGCATAACAAAATTGAAATTCCTTATCCGGAAATTTATGAAGAAATTTTGGAAACCCATTTTGTTATTCCCGATTCGGATAAACGCAAGCGGATAATTTTGGCTCAACTTGATAAATTATATACGAGTAAAAATGAAAAAGAAGTGTCCGATCAAGCAGAAATAGGCGAATCGCGTAAAGAGGAATTGGCTAATGATTACGTTCCAAAGCAGGGGCTTGGGAACGAGAACATATTTGACATGCGAGTGGTTGGGGACAAGCGGCTTTTGGATATTGTTACGAATCTTGTTGAATTTCCCACTGCAGTTTCTGCTTCCTATGATGAAAAATATCTCAAATTGCCAAAGTTGATTATCCAGTCCACTTTAACTGAACATCAGAAATATTTCGCAGTAGAAAAAAAAGGTAATTCGGAGCAAAAGCTCACGAATCATTTTGTTTTTATTTCAAATGGGAATCCTGCTTTTTCCGAAGGAATCAAATATGGGAACCAGCGAGTGGTTAAAGCGCGTCTCGAAGATGCCGAATTTTTTTTTGAAACTGATACCAAGCATTCTCTTGCTGAATTTATTCCCAAACTGAAGAACATTCTTTTTCAGGAGAAATTGGGCAATTTGTATGAAAAAACCCAAAGAATAAAAGTGAGCACCAAATTGTTTGCAGAAAAATTGTTAATGCCCTCAGAAGAGATACAAAATGTAATCAGAGCCGCAGAACTATGTAAAGCAGACCTTGCCACTTTGATGCTCGGAGAAAAAGAGTTCACAAAATTGCAGGGCTATGTTGGATCTGTTTATGCGAAATTAAGTGGCGAAAATTCTGGGGTGGCAAACGCAATCCGCGAGCATTATTATTACGAAAAAGAAGATTTGGAGAAAATGTCAAAAACAGGAGCATTAGTTGCTCTTGCCGATAATCTTGATACAATTTGCGGAATAATGGGTATCGGAATGCTACCAACCGGTTCAAAAGATCCCTTTGCATTAAGACGCTCCGGCAATTTGGTTGTTCAAATTTTAAATATTCACAATTTTGAATTCAGCTTAAAATTTTTAATTGATAGAACGTTTGAATCATTATCTTCCAAAATTGAAAATTTCAAACATAGGCAAGCCGTTCATGATTTTTTTGAGCAACGAGCGCGATGGCTGTTGAAACAAAATCGGATAGATTATGACGTTGCCGATGCGGTTATGGCTACAAATTATTATAATATTCCTGATTTACTTGAGCGAGCCAAGCACCTGCAACAGTATAAATCTCATGAAGATTTTCGGAAGCTGATCATCGGCTTCAAACGGGCTTCGAATATTTTGGAAAGTTCCGATGAAATTGCCTTCTTGAATCCTGCATTATTTCAGGAACCGGAGGAAAAAGAATTGTATAAGATTGTTATGAAAATACTCCCCGAATATAACCGAAATGCAGAAGAAAAAAAATATAAACAATGCCTTGACCTTTTAGTTACGCTCAAAACTGACATTGACAAATTTTTCGACACTGTAATGGTCATGGTAAAAGATAAAGATTTAAGGGAAAACAGGATGGCACTGTTACGGAAAATCAATAAAGGCTTCCTGAAAACTGCGGATCTTTCAAAAATAGTAATGGAATAAGTCCACTAATTTAACAAATTTTCACAAAAATATATTTTATTTTAGATTAGTAAAATTTGGGTAATTCGTGGATAAAATCAAAAAAAGTAGGTAAAAATGAAGATTAACATTTCACACAGAGCAAAGGCGATAAAGCCTTCTCCTACTCTGCGGGTTGCTGCTTTGGCAAACCAAATGCGAGCAGAGGGAATTGATGTGATCAATTTCGGGGTTGGTGAACCGGATTTCAACACTCCTTCCTATATAAAGGAAGAGGCGATCAAAGCCATCGAGAATAATTTTACTCATTATACAAAATCAGCAGGTATAATTGAGCTGCGAAAAGCGATAGTTGAAAAACTTAAAAGAGATAACAGTTTGGAATACGATCCTGAAAATATCCTAGTTTCTCCGGGAGCAAAAGCCTCGCTAATCAATGTTTTAATGACAATTTGTGATCCGAGAGATGAAGTGCTCATTCCCTGCCCGTATTGGGTAAGTTATACGTCACAAGTCGAATTAGTGGACGCTTTTCCGATTTTATTGCCGACTAATATGAACACAAAATTTAAAGTTACCGCGAAACAATTAGATGAAGCAATCCAATATCTTTCAAATCCAAAAGCACTGATCCTCAATTCTCCAAACAATCCCACCGGTTCAGTTTATACGCGAAAAGAACTGGAAGAGATTGCTGAAGTCTGCCTGAAAAATGATATTGTGGTGATTTCCGATGAGATTTACGAAAAATTAATCTACGATGATGTCGAGCATATTTCCATCGCTTCTCTTTCCAAAGAAATGCAGGATAGAACAATCGTGATAAATGGTGTTTCCAAAGCATATGCAATGACAGGCTGGCGCCTTGGCTATTCTGCGGGACCATCCGAAATTATGAAACGCACTATCAGAATCCAAAGCCACACTACTTCCTGCGTGAATTCCATCACTCAAAAGGCAGTGGTGGTTGCACTGACCGAAGATGACGGAAGCGTTGAAAAGATGAGAAAAGAATTTACAGAGCGAAGAAAACTCCTCGTAAATAGTTTGAACGAAATTGCTAATGTAAATTGTGAAATGCCCAAAGGTGCTTTTTATGCTTTTCCGTCAATTTCGTATTATATTCGCAATAATCGTAAGGGAATTAAGAACACTGCCGAACTTTGCGAATATTTACTCAAAGAATTTCACATTGCAGCCGTAGCCGGTTCTGCATTTGGAGCGGAAAACTATATCCGTTTTTCCTATGCAACTTCACCTGAAAATATTATTGAGGGTGTAAAAAGATTTGCAGACGGATTAGCAAGCCTGAATTGATTTTTTGTAATATGAATGAATTTGGAGAAGAATGGAAACGCCGAAGAAACAGAAGGAACAAAGATTTGACTTCTATCTGGAAATTAGTTGCTCGAATTCTGCTTCTTATTGCTTTGATTTTTATCATCAAATTTTTTTCTGCCGGTGGAATTGATAGATTCTTCGACTTACTTACAGGAACAAATTCCGGCTCTACTAAAATAATTATGGAGGAAACAAAATGAGTTTATTAATTGTTGGTTCAATAGCTTTGGATAGTGTGCAAAATCGGTATGCTACCAAGTCGGATATTTTGGGTGGTAGTGCGGTTTACGCTTCCATCTCTGCCCGATACCTTCACGACGATGTCTCAATCGTGGGCGTTGTTGGCGAAGATTTTCCCGAAAAGCATAGAAATTTGTTAATCGAAAAGGAAATTGACATCACTGGCTTGGAGACCGCGGAAGGTAAAACTTTTCGCTGGTCAGGTAGATACGAGGATTTTGATGAAGCGATCACTTTGTCCACAGACCTGAATGTGTTCGGAAATTTCTCCCCGAAAATTCCATCGAAACTGAAAGATGCAGATTATGTTCTGCTTGGTAATATTGATCCTGATTTGCAAATTGATGTTTTGAAGCAGATGAATAATCCCAAAGTGGTTGCAGCGGACACGATGAATTTTTGGATTGAAGGGAAAAATAAGGAATTGAAAAAAATGCTTTCCATGATAGATATTCTTTTTATTAATGAAGCCGAAGTGAAAATGCTTACAGGTGAAAGAGATATTTTTCAGGCAGCAAAAAGGACGCTTGAAATTGGTCCAAAAATCGTAGTTGTGAAGCAAGGTGAGCATGGCGGATTCGTGTATCGGAAGAATTTCCTTTTCTTCGTGCCGGTTTTTCCAGTGAAAGAAGTTGTTGATACTACCGGAGCCGGAGATTGTTTTGCCGGTGGTTTTATGGCGTATTTGGCCTCAAAAGACAGTATAGAGGATTCCGTGCTGAAAGAAGCAGCCGTTTTCGGAACAATTACCTCTTCCTTTAATATAGAAGATTTTAGTGTGGATCGGATAAAAAAAATAAGTAAGGAAAAAATTGATGAGCGTTATCATTTGATGAGAAAGCATACTCAATTTTAGAAGAGATTAATTTATTGTGAAAGCTAAAATTTCTTATAAAAATTCCGGCGTGGATATAACTGCCGGAGAAAAAACCGTTGATCTTATCAAACCAATTGCCAAAAAAACGTTTGGCAAAAATGTTGTTACGGATCTCGGTGCATTTGGCGGATTGTATCGTTTTGATAGGAGCAAATATAAAGACCCCCTCCTTGTTTCCAGCACAGATGGAATTGGCACGAAGTCCATCATTGCAAAAAATGCCAAAAAATTTGATACTGTGGGGCAGGATCTGGTGAACCATTGCGTGGATGATATTCTGACCCTTGGGGCTACTCCCTTATTTTTTCTGGATTACATTGGGGTGGGAAAACTTTTACCGGAGAACGTGGCGGAAATAGTTTCCGGCCTCGCAAAAGCATGCCGAGAAAACAGACTCGCACTTATTGGTGGGGAAACCGCTGAAATGCCGGATATTTATTCCGGAGATGATTTCGATTTAGTCGGCACGATTATCGGCGTTGTGGACAGTGGAAAATCTATCACCGGTGAGGATATACAGAAAGGTGATAAACTCATCGGATTTTCGTCAACCGGCTTGCATACGAACGGTTATTCTTTGGCGCGGAAAATCGTATTTGAAAAATTACAACTGCGAGTGGATTCTTATGTGAAAGAACTGGGGCAGAATATTGGTGATGCTCTTCTGACCATTCATAAATCCTATTACAATGAATTAATAGGTTTTATCTCTGAAAAGAAAATCAACGGTTTGGCTCATATTACCGGCGGCGGAATTCCCGGAAATCTGAAACGAATCATCACTGACGGTTTTAGTGCGGAAGTAGATAAATCGTTGTGGAAAATACCTTCGATTTTTCGATTTCTTCAAGATGCGGGAAATGTGAGTGAAAAGGAGATGTTTTCTACCTTTAATATGGGCATAGGTATGATCGCAATCGTTAGTAAAAATAATGTTGATGAAATACTCCGTAAAACCAATGGTTTTCAAATAGGTGAAATAATCCTGGGGAACGAGGAAAAAGTTAAGTTAAAGTAGAACACGAGTCCCTTCGGGTTAGAAATAATGAATAATGAATAATGAATAATGAATAATGAATAATGAATAATGAATAATGAATAATGTAGAATTAAAAAATTCCCCGAATGGGATAAATAAAATAGCGTTAGGTTGGCGTAAGCCTATCTACATCAAAGTGCGAATCCCTAACCCTTAGGATAGACACTATTTAACTACTTCAGTGGTTTTTTAAGGTGACTCATAAGTTGAAAAAGATTATTTTATGAATAAATGGCGAATAATTATTTCGGGAAAGCTGAAACCGGCAGAGAATATGGCAATGGATTCTGCAATTTTGCAAGGAGTAGTTGAGGGAATTTCTCCTAATACGATCCGAATTTACGATTGGTCTCCCCCAACTGTCTCATTTGGTTATCATCAGGATATTGCAAATCAGATTGATCTCAATCGCGTTTTGGAAAATGGATTTGGGATAGTACGGCGTCCAACCGGTGGACGGGCGGTTTTGCATTGGGATGAAGTAACTTATTCTGTTATCGCCAAAAATGAAGGAATATTTGCAGGTTCAATCTTGAGCGTTTACAAAAAAATCGGTCTGGCTTTATTATCGTCACTCCGGCAGATTGGTATTGAGGCGGATATGCAAGACAGTTTTCCGTCCCATGCGGAGCAGAAGGATTGGACAAGCCCCTGTTTTTCCAGTGCTTCAAAATATGAAATACAATATAAAGGCAAGAAACTCGTTGGCAGTGCTCAGGTTAGAAAAGGAACATCTTTTCTACAGCATGGTTCGATTCTATTAAATCATAACCAAGAGAAGATGGCAGAATTGTTACCTGCAAAAAATGAATCTCAGCGAAAAGTTCTAAAAAAACTAATGGCTAAAAAAACCATTCAAATAAACCGGATAGTAGAAACTCCAATCACGTTTTCCGAATTTGCAAATATTCTTAAAGCAAGTTTTATCAAAGAATTTGGAATTGAAGCATTGGAAAAGCCTAATATTAGTCAGGTTGAATCAAATAAATATAATTCATTTTTATTTGATATTGAAGAGGAAAATAGAATAATTTACAAAAAAAATTAGAAAATTAATCAAAAAGGTTGACATAAGTTCCAGTAAAAACAAAAAAACAGTATCTATATATTTAATACGTAATCTATTTATGAAGGGAGAAGTTATGATGAGATATCTTAGTTGCATTTTTTTATGTGCAGCCATAATTTTACTTAGTGCTACCGCTCTATCTGCCGGGACAACCGGAAAGATTGCCGGGCGTGTTGTAAACAAGGATACAGGCGAACCTGTTGCAGGTGCCAATGTTATTATTGTTGAAAAACAAATCGGTGCTGCTTGCGACAATAACGGAAGATTCATTATTATTAACGTTCCACCGGGAAAATATTCTGTGCGAGCACAGATGATGGGTTTTCAAACCGTAACAAAGACAGAAGTTCAAGTTCATCTTGATCTTACAAGTACTCTAAATTTTGAATTGTTTCAAACAGATACGCAAATAAAGGGTATAGTAATCCAATCGGAGCGAAAGCTCGTTGAAAAAGATGTTACCGGTTCTGAAAAAATTGTTACTTCTGAAACGATGGACAGGATGGCGGTGGAAAATATTCAGGATGTGGTTGCAGTAACTGCCGGGGCAGTTGGTTCCGGTGCGGATATGCATATTCGTGGTGGTAGATCAAATGAGATCGTTTATACAGTGGACGGATTGTCCGTATCAAATCCTGTTGATCAAGGTTTTGGTATGTCACTCGACATGGATGCTGTTTCCGACATGAACGTTTCTACCGGTGGATTTACTGCTGAATTTGGTAATGCCCAATCGGCTATTATCAATTTAATAACCAAATCAGGTGGGTCGGATTATTCAGGTAAAATCAGTTTGACTTCCGACCACATACTTTCGGATCAAAACAGCAATTACGATAATGTAAGACTATCTTTTGGTGGTCCGTTGATACCTAAGGGTACGGCAAATCAAAGAGATAAATTTACTTTTTTCGCTAATGTAGGTGGCACTTGGTCTGATGGTAGATACAAAGATTTTTACCACGTTGGTGAGGGTGATGTGCTTTATGATTTGGGACGAACTTATGATTTAATCAGGAATCCCACTCCTGTCCTTAGAGAGTTTCAAGTTGAAACAATTAACAATATCGGCGGAAACAGAGACGATGTTTTGGGATTTGATACCGGAGATAGATTTAATAATTCTTATCAGGCTAATATAAAAACAAAATTTTCACTTTCCCCCAAAACAAAGTTTACCTTTTCAACCCGTGGAGATAGATCTGTCTGGATTCCTTTCTCATGGACAGGTAAATACGCGTTGCAATATACAAACCATTGGGAAGAAGAGCACTCACAACAGGCTATTACATTGGACCATACGATTTCTCCAAAAATGTTTTTCAAAATTCGTGCGGGTAGATTTAATACGGATTTAAATCTCAACTCCGGCGTTGATAGAGATTGGTATTTTACTGAGAATAATACTGATTGGAACAATCCCTTCTGGAATGCCGATCCCTCGTATAATAATTTTGGTGTAAACATCCCCGGTACTTCCGAGACTGAAATTCTTAACTATTTTGATCAATATAATGAGGATCGAACTGTACCAATTTTTTCAAGTCCCGGATCACATGCCGGAAGTTTTTGGGATGATCAAACCTCCACATATACATTGAAAGGAGATTTGACTTATCAAATAAATCATATTCATGCAGCAAAAACGGGTTTTGAAATTAAATATAACGACATATCAAAAAACAGATTGGGTCAACCCTGGAATATTGATGATACCAAAAGACTACCAAATTATCTATTAGGAAAAGACATTGATACTACTGATGTAAATTGGGACCATTATGGCTGTTCACAAGACGAGTTAGAGGATTCCCTCGCAGTTTGGGGTTTGGTTACTTATGGTCAAAAAATTTATTCAGCTCAAGATTTTCAAAATGCTATCCAGTTTGCCGGTGGTACTGTTGATGGATACAAAGCAAGACCTTGGCAAGGAGCTTTTTATCTACAAGACAAAATGGAATGGGAAGGCATGATCGTTAATGCCGGTATTCGATTTGATGCCTGGTACCTTGGTGATTTTTATCAAGTAAAAAGCGACACAACCGGAGAATATATTGATGCTGAATGGGAAAAAATTAATTATATTAAACAAAATGCAGATGGAGATTATGAACTTGTTAGTGAAGATGTAGAAAAGTTTCAACTTATGATAAGTCCGCGACTTGGTGTTTCTCATCCTATTACTTTAAAGGATGTATTGCACTTTGCATACAACTATCAAAGTCAGCTTCCTGCTATGCAATATGTGTTTACAAGTGCTACACCTAAAGCCGGTTCCACAGGAACGGATGTTGGTAATCCTAACCTCAAACCGGAAATTACAAAAACTTATGAAGTGGGTATTGAACACCAAATGGGTGAAGATTATGTTCTTGATGTTACCGTATTTTATAAGAATATTTACAATCTTGTAAGTAGAATTAGTTGTAACTATGCAAATTTGCCAGACAGCATCGCAGAAGCCGGAAAGCAATATTATCTTTATTGGTCGGATGATTACGGTAGTGCTCGTGGAGTAGAGTTAACATTCCAAAAACGATTCAGTCAATTTTGGGGATTCAATTTTGGTTATACCTATTCCTATGCTTCGGGGAGAAATTCCAATGTTCATACTGCCACTGAGAATCTGAGAGAATTTCCACTTAGTTGGGATGTGAGGAACAATGTTTCTCTCCAAGCAAATTTCGGTATCCCCGAGAATGAAGAATTTTATCTGTTTGGTTTAAAAATGCCCGATAAATTTGATGTATCATACCAGTTTATTTATTATTCAGGTACACCATACACACCGGTTGCAGAAAATGACCATCCTCTTGACACAAATTCTGAAAGAAAACCGGGAACAAGTAATTCAAATTTAAAATTAACCAAGAAGTTTAATTTGTTCGGGAAAACACAATTTAAGATTTTTGTCAAATTAGATAATTTATTTAATGAAACGAATGTTAACTATGTTGATGCACAGACCGGTGAAACTCAAGACAATGGTACTGATACATATTGGGAAAATTATGACTTGAATGAAAACGGCATAATTGATCCTGATATTGAAGATACTGCAGGAGCTGCCTTATATTTGTATGGTTTAAGTACTCCAGGTATCTACTCTCAAGGCAGACGCATAAAATTAGGATTTAGTGTTGACTTTTAATAAAATCATAGGAGGAAATCCAGTGAAGAAAAATATGAAAATAAAACTGATGATCTTATCGCTTGTTGTTTGCGTGTTTGTTGCCGGAAATTTGTTAGCACAAAACACAGTAACTGAAGAAATAGTTGCAGAAGCGGATAACGGAGCAGTTGTAGATGGTGACACAGCCGCAGTAGTTATGGAAACTGAGACAGAAGATGCTTCCGGCGGTGGTTTTGAAGCTTTTGCTCGAAGAATTGTTGGAAGTGGTCTTGTTGACTTATTCATCCAAGGTGGATGGGTCATGTGGCCAATGCTTATTCTTGTTATATGGGCTCTTGCTACTTCAATTTGGAAAATTATCTCGCTGCGTTATGCAAAAATATCAATTCATGATTTTCTTGGTAAACTTGTACCGTTATTAAAGGAAAAGGAATATGACGAAGCCCTTGATCTGTGTGCTAATACTCGCGGTCCCGTAGCGAATGTTTTACATGCGGGATTGCTGAAAGCAGATAAAGGAATCGAAAGTGTGGAAAAAGCGATTGAAAATGCAGGCATTCTTGAAATGTCATTCTTGGAAAAAGGACTTATCGCCCTTGCTACCACGATTAATGTGGCACCTATGTTAGGTTTCCTTGGTACTGTTATCGGTATGATCGGGGCATTTGCAGCAATCGCAGCTGCAGGCGAAGTTGAACCCACAATCGTTGCAAGTGGTATCCAGGTAGCTTTGATC
This window of the Candidatus Cloacimonadota bacterium genome carries:
- the glyS gene encoding glycine--tRNA ligase subunit beta encodes the protein MKKHKYLFEIGTEEIPASYINPAVKMFADFFKKQLDESFLTFESIKTYSTPRRMALEISGLPSRQMDRIEEIKGPPKKVAYDDGGNLTRAGAGFLKSKNLSEKDIEFTNMGKGVYLTATKKIHGKATPQILAEISKDVFSKINFPKSMHWGKKSIGFARPVRWLLAIFDEDVVHFKIDNLHSDRFSFGNRFEKVHNKIEIPYPEIYEEILETHFVIPDSDKRKRIILAQLDKLYTSKNEKEVSDQAEIGESRKEELANDYVPKQGLGNENIFDMRVVGDKRLLDIVTNLVEFPTAVSASYDEKYLKLPKLIIQSTLTEHQKYFAVEKKGNSEQKLTNHFVFISNGNPAFSEGIKYGNQRVVKARLEDAEFFFETDTKHSLAEFIPKLKNILFQEKLGNLYEKTQRIKVSTKLFAEKLLMPSEEIQNVIRAAELCKADLATLMLGEKEFTKLQGYVGSVYAKLSGENSGVANAIREHYYYEKEDLEKMSKTGALVALADNLDTICGIMGIGMLPTGSKDPFALRRSGNLVVQILNIHNFEFSLKFLIDRTFESLSSKIENFKHRQAVHDFFEQRARWLLKQNRIDYDVADAVMATNYYNIPDLLERAKHLQQYKSHEDFRKLIIGFKRASNILESSDEIAFLNPALFQEPEEKELYKIVMKILPEYNRNAEEKKYKQCLDLLVTLKTDIDKFFDTVMVMVKDKDLRENRMALLRKINKGFLKTADLSKIVME
- the purM gene encoding phosphoribosylformylglycinamidine cyclo-ligase, translating into MKAKISYKNSGVDITAGEKTVDLIKPIAKKTFGKNVVTDLGAFGGLYRFDRSKYKDPLLVSSTDGIGTKSIIAKNAKKFDTVGQDLVNHCVDDILTLGATPLFFLDYIGVGKLLPENVAEIVSGLAKACRENRLALIGGETAEMPDIYSGDDFDLVGTIIGVVDSGKSITGEDIQKGDKLIGFSSTGLHTNGYSLARKIVFEKLQLRVDSYVKELGQNIGDALLTIHKSYYNELIGFISEKKINGLAHITGGGIPGNLKRIITDGFSAEVDKSLWKIPSIFRFLQDAGNVSEKEMFSTFNMGIGMIAIVSKNNVDEILRKTNGFQIGEIILGNEEKVKLK
- a CDS encoding pyridoxal phosphate-dependent aminotransferase, giving the protein MKINISHRAKAIKPSPTLRVAALANQMRAEGIDVINFGVGEPDFNTPSYIKEEAIKAIENNFTHYTKSAGIIELRKAIVEKLKRDNSLEYDPENILVSPGAKASLINVLMTICDPRDEVLIPCPYWVSYTSQVELVDAFPILLPTNMNTKFKVTAKQLDEAIQYLSNPKALILNSPNNPTGSVYTRKELEEIAEVCLKNDIVVISDEIYEKLIYDDVEHISIASLSKEMQDRTIVINGVSKAYAMTGWRLGYSAGPSEIMKRTIRIQSHTTSCVNSITQKAVVVALTEDDGSVEKMRKEFTERRKLLVNSLNEIANVNCEMPKGAFYAFPSISYYIRNNRKGIKNTAELCEYLLKEFHIAAVAGSAFGAENYIRFSYATSPENIIEGVKRFADGLASLN
- a CDS encoding lipoate--protein ligase family protein, whose product is MNKWRIIISGKLKPAENMAMDSAILQGVVEGISPNTIRIYDWSPPTVSFGYHQDIANQIDLNRVLENGFGIVRRPTGGRAVLHWDEVTYSVIAKNEGIFAGSILSVYKKIGLALLSSLRQIGIEADMQDSFPSHAEQKDWTSPCFSSASKYEIQYKGKKLVGSAQVRKGTSFLQHGSILLNHNQEKMAELLPAKNESQRKVLKKLMAKKTIQINRIVETPITFSEFANILKASFIKEFGIEALEKPNISQVESNKYNSFLFDIEEENRIIYKKN
- a CDS encoding TonB-dependent receptor — protein: MMRYLSCIFLCAAIILLSATALSAGTTGKIAGRVVNKDTGEPVAGANVIIVEKQIGAACDNNGRFIIINVPPGKYSVRAQMMGFQTVTKTEVQVHLDLTSTLNFELFQTDTQIKGIVIQSERKLVEKDVTGSEKIVTSETMDRMAVENIQDVVAVTAGAVGSGADMHIRGGRSNEIVYTVDGLSVSNPVDQGFGMSLDMDAVSDMNVSTGGFTAEFGNAQSAIINLITKSGGSDYSGKISLTSDHILSDQNSNYDNVRLSFGGPLIPKGTANQRDKFTFFANVGGTWSDGRYKDFYHVGEGDVLYDLGRTYDLIRNPTPVLREFQVETINNIGGNRDDVLGFDTGDRFNNSYQANIKTKFSLSPKTKFTFSTRGDRSVWIPFSWTGKYALQYTNHWEEEHSQQAITLDHTISPKMFFKIRAGRFNTDLNLNSGVDRDWYFTENNTDWNNPFWNADPSYNNFGVNIPGTSETEILNYFDQYNEDRTVPIFSSPGSHAGSFWDDQTSTYTLKGDLTYQINHIHAAKTGFEIKYNDISKNRLGQPWNIDDTKRLPNYLLGKDIDTTDVNWDHYGCSQDELEDSLAVWGLVTYGQKIYSAQDFQNAIQFAGGTVDGYKARPWQGAFYLQDKMEWEGMIVNAGIRFDAWYLGDFYQVKSDTTGEYIDAEWEKINYIKQNADGDYELVSEDVEKFQLMISPRLGVSHPITLKDVLHFAYNYQSQLPAMQYVFTSATPKAGSTGTDVGNPNLKPEITKTYEVGIEHQMGEDYVLDVTVFYKNIYNLVSRISCNYANLPDSIAEAGKQYYLYWSDDYGSARGVELTFQKRFSQFWGFNFGYTYSYASGRNSNVHTATENLREFPLSWDVRNNVSLQANFGIPENEEFYLFGLKMPDKFDVSYQFIYYSGTPYTPVAENDHPLDTNSERKPGTSNSNLKLTKKFNLFGKTQFKIFVKLDNLFNETNVNYVDAQTGETQDNGTDTYWENYDLNENGIIDPDIEDTAGAALYLYGLSTPGIYSQGRRIKLGFSVDF
- a CDS encoding TAXI family TRAP transporter solute-binding subunit, yielding MKKIVYFIVLLIFFQILSGCGKQNTKFVTIGTGGVTGVYYPTGGAISRMVNKKRAEYGIKATVESTGGSVYNINAVLDGDLDFGIAQSDRQYQAYEGLAEWKKMGPQTELRSVFSIHPESITLVATQKSNINTVSDLKGKTVNIGNPGSGQLQNSRDILSSFVIDENDDIYAEHVKAVEAPGLMQDERIDAFFYTVGHPSGNIKEATSGRIKVKLIPIQGKNIDSLLQEKSYYDYSLIQKKHYPYATNENDISTIGVKATLITSKSTPNDIVYAITKEVFDNFNDFKSLHPAYETLTKERMLKGLSAPIHPGALIYYRENDLIKYIDPELIIKTN
- a CDS encoding PfkB family carbohydrate kinase codes for the protein MSLLIVGSIALDSVQNRYATKSDILGGSAVYASISARYLHDDVSIVGVVGEDFPEKHRNLLIEKEIDITGLETAEGKTFRWSGRYEDFDEAITLSTDLNVFGNFSPKIPSKLKDADYVLLGNIDPDLQIDVLKQMNNPKVVAADTMNFWIEGKNKELKKMLSMIDILFINEAEVKMLTGERDIFQAAKRTLEIGPKIVVVKQGEHGGFVYRKNFLFFVPVFPVKEVVDTTGAGDCFAGGFMAYLASKDSIEDSVLKEAAVFGTITSSFNIEDFSVDRIKKISKEKIDERYHLMRKHTQF